Proteins from a genomic interval of Lathamus discolor isolate bLatDis1 chromosome 11, bLatDis1.hap1, whole genome shotgun sequence:
- the OCSTAMP gene encoding osteoclast stimulatory transmembrane protein isoform X2: MRARVYCEDFLLPKVCRTVAGLWSVYSKPVPANSREVWTLFLQCSCVTAVIGGLFYNWMFASLEYSWHLSVAMAISFSLLLLLALFLVHPARCVFSIIMPTLGTKQGRKLLLSTCVMIVVVNVTPNIISNIKTILQVIKCICKNSSESLLNSTALLETATWEFGDAIQETVHSITIYKPMNGHFQFSLLKNSSSIYQQMHLAGEKIGRDFLAVELLVKDAVRVGNKVVAGFSMLYLCFESSCYLKNYLTNLRFDNFYITKKLERLAVDRKAAYLLVGSSKTLIRPTGLKLSREEVMLCLVQAMLLTVALMLMLVVMAMDHFAFSMADTAVRKAAQFSTVPVALSIKYSAKIGFVPFLSKIPGIPYQETPLQDFERSYHHHLIFSSAHCRISPPTPPNPSVLLVTGLLFCILYATVFLETYAHRLCRAIAASFFESWEEKRVLHLYKKLSRKHQEEQNVERN; the protein is encoded by the exons ATGAGAGCCCGTGTCTACTGTGAAGACTTTCTGCTCCCAAAGGTGTGCAGGACTGTTGCAGGCCTATGGTCAGTTTACTCCAAGCCTGTcccagcaaacagcagagaGGTGTGGACCTTGTTTCTGCAGTGTTCCTGTGTCACAGCAGTGATAGGAGGCCTCTTTTACAACTGGATGTTTGCTTCCCTGGAGTACTCCTGGCATCTCTCCGTTGCAATGGCCATCTCCTTCAGTCTGCTCCTTCTCCTAGCCCTTTTCTTGGTGCATCCTGCACGTTGTGTCTTCAGTATCATTATGCCTACATTAGGCACCAAACAAGGCCGGAAGCTCCTCTTATCAACCTGTGTCATGATAGTAGTGGTTAACGTAACACCCAACATCATAAGCAACATTAAAACCATACTGCAAGTTATTAAGTGCATCTGCAAGAATTCCTCTGAGAGTCTTTTGAACTCAACTGCTCTGCTAGAGACAGCAACCTGGGAGTTTGGGGATGCAATCCAAGAAACCGTTCATTCCATTACTATTTATAAGCCTATGAATGgacattttcagttttcattgctAAAGAACAGCTCCTCGATTTACCAACAAATGCATCTTGCTGGTGAGAAAATTGGGAGGGACTTTTTGGCTGTTGAGTTACTGGTCAAAGATGCTGTACGAGTAGGCAACAAGGTGGTTGCTGGTTTCTCCATGCTCTATCTCTGTTTTGAGTCCTCCTGCtatttgaaaaattatctcACCAATCTCCGCTTTGACAATTTTTACATCACCAAGAAGCTGGAGCGTTTAGCTGTggacagaaaagcagcttaTCTGCTGGTGGGCTCATCCAAAACCCTCATTCGACCAACAGGCTTGAAGCTGTCCCGGGAAGAAGTGATGTTGTGCCTTGTGCAAGCCATGCTCCTTACCGTGGCCCTGATGCTGATGCTGGTGGTCATGGCCATGGACCACTTTGCATTCAGCATGGCAGACACTGCAGTGAGAAAGGCAGCTCAGTTCTCCACGGTGCCTGTTGCTCTCAGCATCAAATACAGT GCTAAAATAGGGTTTGTGCCCTTTCTGTCAAAAATTCCAGGGATTCCTTACCAAGAAACACCACTTCAGGACTTTGAGAGAAGCTACCACCATCACCTGATCTTCAGCTCTGCCCACTGCAGGATCAGCCCCCCGACACCTCCCAACCCCTCCGTGCTGCTTGTCACGGGACTGCTCTTCTGCATCCTCTATGCCACCGTATTCCTGGAAACCTATGCTCATCGCCTGTGCAGAGCAATTGCAGCCTCCTTCTTTGAGAGCTGGGAGGAGAAGCGGGTGCTTCACCTCTACAAGAAGCTGTCCAGGAAGCACCAGGAGGAGCAAAACGTGGAGAGAAACTAA
- the OCSTAMP gene encoding osteoclast stimulatory transmembrane protein isoform X1, translating into MESFQARVGHLSATGMRARVYCEDFLLPKVCRTVAGLWSVYSKPVPANSREVWTLFLQCSCVTAVIGGLFYNWMFASLEYSWHLSVAMAISFSLLLLLALFLVHPARCVFSIIMPTLGTKQGRKLLLSTCVMIVVVNVTPNIISNIKTILQVIKCICKNSSESLLNSTALLETATWEFGDAIQETVHSITIYKPMNGHFQFSLLKNSSSIYQQMHLAGEKIGRDFLAVELLVKDAVRVGNKVVAGFSMLYLCFESSCYLKNYLTNLRFDNFYITKKLERLAVDRKAAYLLVGSSKTLIRPTGLKLSREEVMLCLVQAMLLTVALMLMLVVMAMDHFAFSMADTAVRKAAQFSTVPVALSIKYSAKIGFVPFLSKIPGIPYQETPLQDFERSYHHHLIFSSAHCRISPPTPPNPSVLLVTGLLFCILYATVFLETYAHRLCRAIAASFFESWEEKRVLHLYKKLSRKHQEEQNVERN; encoded by the exons ATGGAGAGTTTTCAAGCAAGAGTGGGGCACCTCTCTGCCACTGG CATGAGAGCCCGTGTCTACTGTGAAGACTTTCTGCTCCCAAAGGTGTGCAGGACTGTTGCAGGCCTATGGTCAGTTTACTCCAAGCCTGTcccagcaaacagcagagaGGTGTGGACCTTGTTTCTGCAGTGTTCCTGTGTCACAGCAGTGATAGGAGGCCTCTTTTACAACTGGATGTTTGCTTCCCTGGAGTACTCCTGGCATCTCTCCGTTGCAATGGCCATCTCCTTCAGTCTGCTCCTTCTCCTAGCCCTTTTCTTGGTGCATCCTGCACGTTGTGTCTTCAGTATCATTATGCCTACATTAGGCACCAAACAAGGCCGGAAGCTCCTCTTATCAACCTGTGTCATGATAGTAGTGGTTAACGTAACACCCAACATCATAAGCAACATTAAAACCATACTGCAAGTTATTAAGTGCATCTGCAAGAATTCCTCTGAGAGTCTTTTGAACTCAACTGCTCTGCTAGAGACAGCAACCTGGGAGTTTGGGGATGCAATCCAAGAAACCGTTCATTCCATTACTATTTATAAGCCTATGAATGgacattttcagttttcattgctAAAGAACAGCTCCTCGATTTACCAACAAATGCATCTTGCTGGTGAGAAAATTGGGAGGGACTTTTTGGCTGTTGAGTTACTGGTCAAAGATGCTGTACGAGTAGGCAACAAGGTGGTTGCTGGTTTCTCCATGCTCTATCTCTGTTTTGAGTCCTCCTGCtatttgaaaaattatctcACCAATCTCCGCTTTGACAATTTTTACATCACCAAGAAGCTGGAGCGTTTAGCTGTggacagaaaagcagcttaTCTGCTGGTGGGCTCATCCAAAACCCTCATTCGACCAACAGGCTTGAAGCTGTCCCGGGAAGAAGTGATGTTGTGCCTTGTGCAAGCCATGCTCCTTACCGTGGCCCTGATGCTGATGCTGGTGGTCATGGCCATGGACCACTTTGCATTCAGCATGGCAGACACTGCAGTGAGAAAGGCAGCTCAGTTCTCCACGGTGCCTGTTGCTCTCAGCATCAAATACAGT GCTAAAATAGGGTTTGTGCCCTTTCTGTCAAAAATTCCAGGGATTCCTTACCAAGAAACACCACTTCAGGACTTTGAGAGAAGCTACCACCATCACCTGATCTTCAGCTCTGCCCACTGCAGGATCAGCCCCCCGACACCTCCCAACCCCTCCGTGCTGCTTGTCACGGGACTGCTCTTCTGCATCCTCTATGCCACCGTATTCCTGGAAACCTATGCTCATCGCCTGTGCAGAGCAATTGCAGCCTCCTTCTTTGAGAGCTGGGAGGAGAAGCGGGTGCTTCACCTCTACAAGAAGCTGTCCAGGAAGCACCAGGAGGAGCAAAACGTGGAGAGAAACTAA
- the SLC13A3 gene encoding Na(+)/dicarboxylate cotransporter 3 isoform X1, which translates to MAALGALVKKVWSVRRVLVLLCAPLALVPVLLSLPPKEGRCLYVILLMALYWCTEALPLAVTALLPIVLFPFLGILPSSKVCPQYFLDTNFLFLSGLIMASAIEEWNLHRRIALRVLMLVGVQPARLILGMMLTTSFLSMWLSNTASTAMMLPIANAILKSLFGEKNTSKDMNRENEENQASLQQNKLYTVPTEMQFLASTEDKDLTEEKEVTSDALSDLKKEEEYKANIWKGFLISIPYAASIGGTATLTGTAPNLILLGQLKSYFPECDVVNFGSWFMFAFPLMLIFLLMGWLWISILYGGINLRGWKTKKSNLRVDAEARAREVIKEDYQKLGPTKFAEQAIFFFFCIFAIMLFSRDPKFIPGWASLFAPGFISDAVTGITIVIILFFFPSEKPSFRWWFDLKAPNTEMQPLLTWRKAQETVPWNIILLLGGGFAMAKGCEESGLSVWIGGRLHPLEGVPPPVAVILVTIVIALFTEFASNTATIIIFLPVLAELAIRLKVNPLYLMIPGTIGCSYAFMLPVSTPPNSIAFSSGHLMVKDMAKTGLLMNVMGVLLLSLAMNTWAKSIFQLGTFPAWANIHVENATTPLTAVENVTLSALNKI; encoded by the exons GAAGGAAGATGTCTCTATGTGATCCTGTTGATGGCCCTGTATTGGTGCACGGAGGCGCTGCCCTTGGCCGTGACGGCTCTGCTGCCCATCgtcctctttcctttcctggggATCCTCCCCTCTAGCAAAGTTTGCCCACAGTACTTTTTAGACACCAATTTCCTCTTCCTCAGTGGTTTAATCATGGCCTCGGCCATTGAGGAGTGGAATTTACACCGCAGGATTGCGCTCCGGGTCCTTATGTTGGTGGGAGTCCAGCCAGCCAG acTAATTTTAGGGATGATGTTGACAACGTCTTTCCTGTCCATGTGGTTAAGTAATACTGCCTCCACTGCTATGATGCTTCCAATtgcaaatgcaattttaaaaagcCTCTTTGGGGAGAAAAACACATCTAAGGATATGAacagggaaaatgaagaaaaccaag catcTTTACAGCAGAATAAACTTTACACTGTACCAACTGAGATGCAGTTTCTGGCAAGTACTGAGGA caaagacCTGACGGAGGAGAAGGAGGTTACCAGTGATGCTCTCTCAGACttaaagaaggaggaagaatacAAAGCAAATATATGGAAAGGTTTCCTCATCTCAATCCCCTATGCAGCCAGCATCGGAGGTACAGCAACACTGACAGGAACTGCACCAAACCTCATCCTTCTGGGGCAGCTGAAGAG TTATTTTCCAGAATGTGATGTGGTGAACTTTGGTTCTTGGTTTATGTTTGCATTTCCTTTaatgctgatttttcttctcatggGATGGCTATGGATCTCCATCCTGTATGGAGGAATTAACCTGAG gggctggaaaacaaagaaatcaaatCTAAGAGTGGATGCAGAAGCCCGAGCCAGAGAAGTGATAAAGGAGGACTATCAGAAACTGGGTCCAACAAA GTTTGCAGAACAggcaattttcttcttcttctgcatATTTGCGATCATGCTTTTCTCCAGGGATCCCAAATTCATTCCAGGTTGGGCAAGCTTGTTTGCACCAGG GTTTATCTCAGATGCGGTTACAGGAATCACCATTGTGATTATACTGTTCTTCTTCCCTTCGGAAAAGCCTTCCTTCAGGTGGTGGTTTGACTTGAAAG CACCAAACACTGAGATGCAGCCCTTGCTGACTTGGAGGAAAGCCCAAGAGACGGTGCCGTGGAACATCATCTTGTTGCTTGGAGGAGGCTTTGCCATGGCAAAGGGCTGTGAG GAGTCTGGTTTGTCTGTCTGGATAGGAGGCCGTCTGCATCCTTTGGAGGGTGTACCACCGCCCGTGGCTGTCATCCTCGTCACGATTGTCATCGCCTTGTTCACGGAGTTTGCCAGCAACACAGCCACTATTATCATCTTTCTGCCTGTCTTGGCAGAGCTG gCCATTCGTCTGAAAGTAAATCCCCTCTATTTAATGATACCAGGGACTATAGGATGCTCCTACGCATTCATGCTGCCAGTCTCAACACCTCCTAACTCAATCGCATTTTCTTCTGGACACTTGATGGTCAAGGATATG GCAAAGACTGGGTTGCTCATGAATGTTATGGGAGTTCTGCTTCTTAGCTTGGCTATGAACACATGGGCCAAGAGCATCTTCCAGCTGGGGACCTTCCCTGCATGGGCCAACATCCATGTAGAAAATGCCACCACACCCCTGACAGCTGTAGAAAATGTCACTTTAAGTGCACTAAATAAAATATGA
- the SLC13A3 gene encoding Na(+)/dicarboxylate cotransporter 3 isoform X2, with translation MAALGALVKKVWSVRRVLVLLCAPLALVPVLLSLPPKEGRCLYVILLMALYWCTEALPLAVTALLPIVLFPFLGILPSSKVCPQYFLDTNFLFLSGLIMASAIEEWNLHRRIALRVLMLVGVQPARLILGMMLTTSFLSMWLSNTASTAMMLPIANAILKSLFGEKNTSKDMNRENEENQASLQQNKLYTVPTEMQFLASTEDKDLTEEKEVTSDALSDLKKEEEYKANIWKGFLISIPYAASIGGTATLTGTAPNLILLGQLKSYFPECDVVNFGSWFMFAFPLMLIFLLMGWLWISILYGGINLRFAEQAIFFFFCIFAIMLFSRDPKFIPGWASLFAPGFISDAVTGITIVIILFFFPSEKPSFRWWFDLKAPNTEMQPLLTWRKAQETVPWNIILLLGGGFAMAKGCEESGLSVWIGGRLHPLEGVPPPVAVILVTIVIALFTEFASNTATIIIFLPVLAELAIRLKVNPLYLMIPGTIGCSYAFMLPVSTPPNSIAFSSGHLMVKDMAKTGLLMNVMGVLLLSLAMNTWAKSIFQLGTFPAWANIHVENATTPLTAVENVTLSALNKI, from the exons GAAGGAAGATGTCTCTATGTGATCCTGTTGATGGCCCTGTATTGGTGCACGGAGGCGCTGCCCTTGGCCGTGACGGCTCTGCTGCCCATCgtcctctttcctttcctggggATCCTCCCCTCTAGCAAAGTTTGCCCACAGTACTTTTTAGACACCAATTTCCTCTTCCTCAGTGGTTTAATCATGGCCTCGGCCATTGAGGAGTGGAATTTACACCGCAGGATTGCGCTCCGGGTCCTTATGTTGGTGGGAGTCCAGCCAGCCAG acTAATTTTAGGGATGATGTTGACAACGTCTTTCCTGTCCATGTGGTTAAGTAATACTGCCTCCACTGCTATGATGCTTCCAATtgcaaatgcaattttaaaaagcCTCTTTGGGGAGAAAAACACATCTAAGGATATGAacagggaaaatgaagaaaaccaag catcTTTACAGCAGAATAAACTTTACACTGTACCAACTGAGATGCAGTTTCTGGCAAGTACTGAGGA caaagacCTGACGGAGGAGAAGGAGGTTACCAGTGATGCTCTCTCAGACttaaagaaggaggaagaatacAAAGCAAATATATGGAAAGGTTTCCTCATCTCAATCCCCTATGCAGCCAGCATCGGAGGTACAGCAACACTGACAGGAACTGCACCAAACCTCATCCTTCTGGGGCAGCTGAAGAG TTATTTTCCAGAATGTGATGTGGTGAACTTTGGTTCTTGGTTTATGTTTGCATTTCCTTTaatgctgatttttcttctcatggGATGGCTATGGATCTCCATCCTGTATGGAGGAATTAACCTGAG GTTTGCAGAACAggcaattttcttcttcttctgcatATTTGCGATCATGCTTTTCTCCAGGGATCCCAAATTCATTCCAGGTTGGGCAAGCTTGTTTGCACCAGG GTTTATCTCAGATGCGGTTACAGGAATCACCATTGTGATTATACTGTTCTTCTTCCCTTCGGAAAAGCCTTCCTTCAGGTGGTGGTTTGACTTGAAAG CACCAAACACTGAGATGCAGCCCTTGCTGACTTGGAGGAAAGCCCAAGAGACGGTGCCGTGGAACATCATCTTGTTGCTTGGAGGAGGCTTTGCCATGGCAAAGGGCTGTGAG GAGTCTGGTTTGTCTGTCTGGATAGGAGGCCGTCTGCATCCTTTGGAGGGTGTACCACCGCCCGTGGCTGTCATCCTCGTCACGATTGTCATCGCCTTGTTCACGGAGTTTGCCAGCAACACAGCCACTATTATCATCTTTCTGCCTGTCTTGGCAGAGCTG gCCATTCGTCTGAAAGTAAATCCCCTCTATTTAATGATACCAGGGACTATAGGATGCTCCTACGCATTCATGCTGCCAGTCTCAACACCTCCTAACTCAATCGCATTTTCTTCTGGACACTTGATGGTCAAGGATATG GCAAAGACTGGGTTGCTCATGAATGTTATGGGAGTTCTGCTTCTTAGCTTGGCTATGAACACATGGGCCAAGAGCATCTTCCAGCTGGGGACCTTCCCTGCATGGGCCAACATCCATGTAGAAAATGCCACCACACCCCTGACAGCTGTAGAAAATGTCACTTTAAGTGCACTAAATAAAATATGA